In a single window of the Drosophila miranda strain MSH22 chromosome XL, D.miranda_PacBio2.1, whole genome shotgun sequence genome:
- the LOC108164706 gene encoding methylmalonic aciduria and homocystinuria type D homolog, mitochondrial, producing MSRSLIRTLETVGRNWHVPTTTRIRGRTGLFSADIPKAAMMISAVNYSKRGSPSDEGSPFKIVTRSRELADDDVNSIESELNWELTATKSNRFYLPNGFGPAWQGYNSTIELMAPLSEIVNFNKEENKDKSSLEISCCQCPILIRDTLIELFPVRAVASKETDITLLTLSYDGDIETGATKFVLAARDISDRLLSMGFWADFLNPFSGRPYFMPKEDAMLYKQDSRFRGLNMSLTIKNNCMVIAAEENDNTHFSGAIYCTAPSNYDVLLKILSPNDEQLKYNGLF from the exons ATGTCGCGTTCACTGATTCGCACACTCGAAACTGTGGGCCGTAACTGGCATGTGCCGACAACAACCCGCATCCGCGGCCGGACTGGGTTATTCAGCGCAGATATTCCAAAGGCGGCCATGATGATAAGCGCAGTAAACTACTCAAAGCGCGGATCCCCTTCGGACGAAGGCAGTCCGTTTAAGATAGTGACCAGGAGTCGTGAGCTCGCCGACGACGATGTCAACAGCATTGAGTCCGAACTGAACTGGGAGTTGACTGCCACAAAGAGCAATCGCTTCTACTTGCCGAATGGCTTTGGCCCAGCCTGGCAGGGATATAATTCCACCATTGAGCTGATGGCTCCACTCTCGGAGATAGTGAATTTCAACAAAGAGGAAAATAAGGACAAGTCGAGCCTTGAGATCTCCTGCTGCCAGTGTCCCATACTGATACGTGACACCCTCATCGAACTGTTCCCAGTGCGCGCCGTTGCAAGCAAGGAGACGGACATTACGTTGCTCACCTTGAGCTATGATGGTGACATCGAAACAGGCGCCACCAAG TTTGTGCTGGCCGCCAGAGACATCAGCGATCGTCTCTTATCGATGGGCTTCTGGGCGGACTTCCTAAATCCGTTCAGTGGACGACCCTACTTTATGCCCAAAGAGGATGCTATGTTGTACAAGCAGGATTCGCGCTTCCGCGGACTGAATATGAGTCTGACCATCAAAAACAATTGCATGGTGATTGCTGCCGAGGAGAATGACAATACCCACTTCTCAGGGGCCATTTACTGTACGGCGCCAAGCAACTACGATGTCCTATTGAAGATTCTGTCGCCCAACGACGAACAGCTGAAATATAACGGGCTCTTTTAA